A window of Aurantibacillus circumpalustris genomic DNA:
GGTTTATTCTTATCAAGCTGTAATTAATAGGGAGTTTTCTTTAAAATTTGGCCTTCAAGCAACTTATATGCAAAAATCTCTTGATGTTCAAAATCTCCATTTCGGAGATATGATTGATGCAAGACGTGGTTTTGTTTGGAATACCAGAGAAGCATTGCCTTCTCAAAATAAAAGTAATGCAGATTTCTCGGTTGGTGTTTTAGGATATAGTAAAAATTATTTCTTTGGATTTGCAGCGCATCATCTTAACCAACCTGATGAAGGGTTGTTAGGAAGCTCTAAGTTACCAGCGAAATTCACTGTGCATGCGGGTGCTATTATAACTTTGGAAAAAGGGAATGAAAGTTACCTCTCTCCTAATATCTTATTTCAATCTCAACAAAAATTTAATCAACTTAACTTAGGACTTTATTATGTTAAAGGACCATTTGTTGCAGGATTATGGTACAGAAATGCCGATGCTGTAATTGCATTGATTGGAATTAAGAATGATAATTTTCAAGCGGGCTATAGTTATGACGTAACTGTCTCAAAATTAGCAGGTAACACTGCTGGAGCGCACGAAATTTCGATTCAAATTAAGTTTGAATGTAAAACAAAACGGAAAAAATACAGGACTATTAGTTGTCCTTCTTTTTAACTATATTTGTAACCTTTTAGTAAATATAACGTTATAGCGTTTAATCATTGTCTTGTAATTATGAATATAAAATGGATAAAAAACCGTAGATCGCTAGCTTTTATTATGGCAGTTATCGTGGTTTCGTGCTCTCAGGAACGCTCTCCAGTGACTGGATGGGCTTATAATGACCCTGCAAACGGTGGTTTTGAGAAGCCGCCATATGAAGAGCAGGAAACTGGTCCTGGTCTTGTGCTTATCGAAGGTGGTACCTTTACTATGGGGCGTACAGAAAACGATGTTACCTATGAGTGGAATAATGTACCTCGAAGAGTGACGATATCTTCCTTTTATATGGATGAAACTGAAGTAAGTAATCTTTCTTATCTTGAATATTTATTTTGGACAAATAAGGTTTTTGGACCTGTTTTTCCAGATATTTACTACAAAGCGTTGCCCGATACGCTTGTTTGGCGTGAAAAATTGGCTTACAATGAGCCTTATGTAGAATATTACCTTCGTCATCCAGCTTATCGCGATTACCCTGTTGTGGGTGTAAATTGGTTACAAGCTAACGAATTTTGTGCTTGGAGAACGGATCGTGTTAATGAGTTTATTCTTATTCGCGAGGGTTTATTGGAACATACTCAAGCACCTTCTGATCAAGATTATTTCAGTACTGAAGCTTATCTTTCAGGAAAATGGCAAGGTCAGTTAAAAACCAAGCTTCCTTCATTTGACGGTCAAAACCCTGAGCGTGATGTTAAAATGGAAGACGGGATATTTTTACCAAAATACAGACTTCCAACAGAGGCTGAATGGGAATTCGCTGCTTATGGTTTAATTGGAAACACAATTGGAGAACGTATTACAGATCGTCGTATTTACCCATGGAATGGTCACGGCGTGCGTAATGCTACCGATAAATATTTAGGACAAATCAATGCGAATTTTGTAAGAGGGGCTGGTGACTACATGGGTACAGCTGGTTTCTTAAATGATAATGCTGACGTAACTGCTCCAGTATATAGCTACTGGCCTAATGATTATGGCTTATATAACATGTCAGGAAATGTATGTGAGTGGGTAATGGACGTTTATCGTCCAAATACACTTCAGGATGCGGATGAATTCCGTCCTTTCCGTGGTAATGTTTTTAGTACTCAGGTACGTGATAGTACTACTCTTGTTGGTGGTTTAGGTGGTGAGATTATGACAAATGTTGACGGACCAATTTACCAAAAATTCACGCATAAAGTTAATAACCCTACACGTCATGGAACGAGTGTTGATCCTATCGAGGTTGTTGATAGTGTTTTAGCGATAATGACTGTTGATCCACAAGGAAACAATAATGCTACGCCAGAAGGAAAATCTGATATTCCAGGTCGTGTTCAATGGAGAGAGGTTTCAAGTGCTGTATCAACAGATAATTTAGATGAGCGTAGAAACTATAAAGCCGCTGATTATATAAATTATATGGACGGTGACGTTAATTCGAGTATTTATTTTGCCGAAGGAGAAGATGCATACACCGAAAAGGCTGCAAAGTTAATGTATGAATATGCTAAAACATCTTTAATTAATGACAAGTCTCGTGTATTTAAAGGAGGTAGCTGGAGAGATCGCGCTTTCTTCTTAGTTCCTGGTACCCGTAGATATTTAGACCAACGCCAAGCTAGTGCATGGTTAGGATTCCGTTGTTCTATGACTCGTGTCGGTAGCCCAGTTGGCTTAGGTAGTAAATAAAAACTTTTAATAAATATTTTAAAACCCTTAGGTGATTGCTTAAGGGTTTTTTTATTTTGCAGAATGGCTCTTCCAATAAGTATTGAAAAACTGTATGAGGTTTATTTAAATTCAGGTCAGAAAATCTGCACCGACACGCGCAAGCTTGAAACAGATGCCATGTTCTTTGCGCTGAAAGGTTCTAATTTTAATGCAAATGAATTTGCACAAAACGCGATAGAAGCAGGATGCAGTGCGGCTGTTGTTGATGATCAAAAATACGTAACCAACGATAAGGTTTTAGTTGTAGAAGATGTTCTATTAACACTTCAACAACTTGCAAATTTTCATAGAAGACAATTCAAAATCCCGTTTTTGGCCATTACCGGTAGTAATGGTAAAACAACGAACAAGGAATTAATAAAAACAGTTCTTTCAAAAAAATACAACACACTCGCAACGATTGGAAATCTTAATAATCACATTGGTGTGCCGCTTACACTTTTGCGTGTAACAGAAAAACATGAATTTGCTATTATAGAAATGGGAGCAAATCATCAGGGTGAAATAGATGCACTGTGCAAAATTGCTGAACCAGATTATGGACTTATTACAAATATTGGTAAGGCTCACCTGGAAGGTTTTGGCGGTATTGAAGGTGTTAAGAAAGGTAAAAGTGAATTATATAAATTTCTAAAAAATAGCAACGCTAAGGCTTTTATTAATGGCGATGATGAGGTTTTGTTTGAGCTGGCGTTCGAGAATGATAAAATAACCTACGGAACTAAAAAGCTTTACGATTTAATTGGCAAAGATTGTACTAATGGGGACAATGTTAGCTTCAAGATGACAACACGTTATGGTGACAAAGATTGGAATAAGCATGAAACAATCCATACACAGATAATAGGAAATTATAATTTTATTAATTGCTTGGCTTCAGCTTGCGTTGGTAATTTTTTTAAGGTAAATGATAAACAAATAAAAGAGGCACTTGAACAGTATGTGCCTGATATGAATCGTTCACAATTAGTGAAGACAAAAAGCAATACAATTATTCTGGATGCTTATAATGCCAATCCTAATAGCATGAAGGTTGCAATTGAAAATTTTGCAACATATAAAGCGGAGAATAAACTACTTTTATTGGGTGATATGTATGAGCTTGGCGAATACAGCATAGAAGAACACCAGAGAATAATTGATTTATTAAAGGAAAAGAAATTTAAAAATGTGATCTTGGTTGGAGAAGAATTTTTTAAACTATCAGAAGGAAACCCGATAGCTATCGGATATAAAAATTTTAGAACAACATTGGAATGTAAAGATTATCTTCAAAAAGCTAAAGTATCAGAGAATACGGTGTTAATAAAGGGTTCTAGAGGAATGAAAATGGAAATTTTACAAGAGGTATTATAAATTATGAGCTATTTCAAAAAAAACAAATTAATTGGGTTTATTATTATTGCAATGATTTTGGGTCTAATACTAGGCTATATCATTAATCTATCAATTGATAGCAATGCATTTAAATACGATAGGTCGTTGACGGAACAGATATCAAATCCGACTATAAAAAAGCAAGTCGAAAAAAGTCTCACTAAATACGAAGTTCATCAATTAAGCGAGATTAAAAAAAGTGTAGCGTCTAATTTTTCAATACTAAGTGATATTTTTCTTAATCTAATAAAAATGATTATCGCTCCACTTGTTTTAGCAGTGCTCGTTATGGGTGTTGCCAAGGTGGGCGATTTTAAAAGCGTTGGGAGAATTGGTTTAAAAACGATTGTTTATTTTACAAGTGCAACATTAATTGCATTGGCTTTGGGCCTTGTAATTGTGAATGTGTTTGAACCTGGCAAAGTACTCCATTTAGAGCGTCCAGAGGCCTCTATTGATGCAGGAATCAAATCTTCTAAACAAACTTCTAAGAATTTTATTGATCATGTAATTCCTGAGAGTATTATTCGTTCTATGGCATCTAACGATATTTTACCTATTGTTGTATTTGCCTTATTTTTTGGTGTGGCAACTGCTGCTGTTGGAGAAATTGGAAAACCAATTATCAAAGCCTTTGATAGTATTGGACACATTATGTTTAAAGTAACGAACTACGTTATGAATTTCGCACCCGTAGGAGTGTTTGGTGCAATAACCGCAGTAGTCATTCAGCAAGGTTTATCAGTTCTTAGTGCATACGGTTACCTGATGCTCTGTTTTTTTGGAGGACTTTTATTTTTTGTTTTTGGAGTTTTATTTGCGATATGTATAATATTTAAAATAAATTATTTCAGATTGATGAAAGATATTAAAGAACCAATTTTACTAGCATTTAGCACAGCAAGCAGTGAGAGCGCCATGCCGCAGACGATTAAAGCTTTAGAGAGTCATGGTATTAGTAATCGCATTGTAAGCTTTGTTTTACCATTAGGTTATTCTTTTAATCTTGATGGTAGCATCATGTACATGACTTTTGCAACTGTATTTATAGCACAGAGCTATGGTATGGATATTTCAGCTGCAGATCAGATAAAAATGATGTTGATTCTGTTAATTACAAGTAAAGGAATGGCAGGAGTTCCCCGTGCCTCGCTCGTAGTAATTGCCGGAATGTTAACAATGTTTAAAATCCCTGTAGAAGGATTATTGTTATTATTGGCTGTCGATCAGTTTCTTGATATGGGTAGGAGTGCTACAAACGTAGTGGGTAATGCGGTTGCGAGTGCAGTAGTTGCCAGACTTGAGGGTGAAAAGTTTTAAATCTGAGTTAATAATTGAGCCCAATCTTTATGTTTTTTTACCGCTAAATAAATGCTAAATTTGCCGTCTTTAAATTAATTGAAGTGGATAAAAAATCGTTAATCGGGCTGGGTTTAATAGCAGCAATTTTAGGTGTGTGGTTGTATTTTAGTGGACCCTCAAAAGAACAAATTGCAAGAAATAAACAAATTAGAGATTCAATTGAAACGGTTCAAAAAGAATATGCGGCAATAGAGGCCGCAAAGATGGCGGCTCTTCCTCCAGTGGTTGCTGATACGCTTAAACAAACCGTTAATTTATCTGAGTCTGATAAATCTATTGCTTTAAACGATAAATACAAAGACTTTGCAATTTCTGCAGTCGGAAAATCTGAAACCTTTGTTATTGAAAACGAAAACGTAAAAGCTACAATTTCTAATAAAGGCGGTCAAATAGAAAAAGTAGAATTAAAAAAATATCATCGCCCGGATGAGACTGGCAGCCTAGTACTGTTTAATAAAGACTCTACAAATTTTTCTTTAAAACTAAATGCTTACGACAGATCTCGTTTGTTTTCAACAGATAGTTTTTATTTTAAATCTGTTTCGCAAACTGCTTCAAGTATTATTTTAAAACTTGAAACGTCCAAACCTGGAAGTTACATGGAGTTCGCATACTCCCTTAAACCAAACGATTATATTGTTGAGTCTGAAATTCGTTTTGTTGGAATGCAAGACATCATCTCTCAAACAGAAGACCAATTGCAACTCAATTGGAGCATGTTATTCCCAAGTCAAGAAAAATATATTGAAAAAGAAAAAAAGGCCGCTACTATTTATTTTAAACAAACTATCAATAGTCCTGATTATATAAATCCTGTGAAGGATGAAGAAAAAGAATTAAGTGAAGCCGATATAAAATGGGTATGCTTTAAACAGCAATTTTTTAATTCGACTATTGTTGCAAATAATTCTTTTAATAAAGCAGGAAGTTTTATAAAATCATCTTCTCGCCCTAATTCAACTACGGTTGTAAAGTCTGTGAAAAGCGAATTAGGTATACCATACAACCATGGCGCAGATGAAAAATTTTCTTATAAATTTTATTTTGGACCAAATCACTATTATACAATTTCGGACTATGGCTGGGAACTTGAGAGCATTATTCCGATGGGTTGGAGCATCTTCAGTTACATTAATAAATGGATGGTTATTCCATTGTTTAATTGGTTAGGATTTATGAATCTAGGAATCGTGATTTTGATTCTAACTATGGTGGTAAAAATTGTATTGCTGCCGATTGCTTATAAAACATATATGAGCGGTGCAAAAATGCGTGTTTTAAAACCGGAAACGGACGCATTGAACGCCAAGTTTGAGAAGAACGCAGATCCAATGAAAAAACAACAAGAACAAATGGCACTTTATCGAAAGGCGGGTGTAAATCCATTGTCTGGTTGCATACCTCTGTTGTTACAATTTCCAATTTTAATCGCCCTGTTCAACTTTATGCCAGCTGCCATAGAGTTACGTCAGCAAGGTTTTTTATGGGCTGACGACTTAAGTACTTTTGATAGCATCTGGAATTTTGGATATGTACCATTTATTAATTGGGCTTATGGAGATCATGTGAGTTTGTTTGCCTTGATGATGTTTGTGAGCACATTGGCCTATACGTATATGAATAGCAGTATGATGCCACAGCAGAATAATCAAATGCCTGGAATGAAATTTATGATGTATTTTATGCCGGTAATATTTTTAGCCGTTATGAATGATTATGCTGCCGGACTTAGCTGGTATTATTTCTTAGCGAATATGTTCACGTTCTTGCAAAACTGGATTATTAAAAAGATTGTGAGCGATCAAAAAATTCGATTGAAGTTAGAAGCGAACATGAAAAAGCCAGCTAAGGTTTCAAATTTTCAGAAACGTTTAGAAGACATGGCTAAACAGAGGCAGCAAGCTGTAAAGAAAAGGTAAAGAATACTTTAACTTTTTACTTGATCACTGGTATTTGTGTTAAAATGTTGCAACTGAAGGCAAAATTCTCTTAATTTGTTGTGTAAAATGTTTAAGAACAAGTATATAAAGATTTCTGTATCGGCCTTTTTGGTGCTTATGGCGCTTTGGGTAGCTACACCAAAGGTTTATATTCATGCTCTTCTACATCACGACCATTCTGCGATTTCAATTGATAAGGAAACAAAAGTAAAATCACATACATCAACCGATGATTGTGATATTGAGAAATATAATAAACCTTCTTACTTTAATTTATTTAAATTCATTTATAGTTTTATTCCATCCAAAGCAAAAAACACGAATAAAATTGCCGAAAAAGCAATTCATTTTAACAGCATTTCTTATGCTATTTCTCTTTTGAGAGGTCCACCAGTTGGACAGTAGTTTCGAGTATTTTTGGCGCCCAATAATTCTATTTGAACCAAATCAAAATTAAATTTATTATAATTATTTTAAAGTGAAAAAAATTCATTCATTTACCTCAGTACTCATGATCGTTTTGCTTCTTTTTCAATTAGTGGAAAAGGTTTCGCATGATTTTGAGCATTTCAGTGATGATCATTGTTCAAAGAAGGATATTCATTTTTGTAAAGCCGAACATACCTGTTCAATTTGTGATTATGTATTTTCTTCGTCAGCGACACCTCCAAATAATGAAGATTTAATTTTTGTAGTCTCAAAGGCAGGTGAAGAAACGAATTCAATCATTGCATTTAATACTTTAATTTCCCCCAAGTTTAAACTCTCTCTCAGAGGCCCTCCGGCTTGCGCTTAAGAGCGTTGTTCAGTTTTCAAATCAGGTAATTTTTATGATCATATTTTATGATCTATCATGTTTATAAAAAAACACATATTCTTATGTGGTCTTTTTTTAATTAGCTTCTTAGTCAAATCGCAGGATTGCAAATTGATATTAAGAGGTGTTATTGAGGACCAGGATAATAGTGAAACTTTAGGATTCGCTGTTGTAAAGCTGCTTAAGCCTGAAATGATCATTCAAACAAATGACAAAGGTGAATTCGTGTTTTCTAATTTGTGTGAGGGTGAGTATCAAATTTTAGTTCAGCACATCGGTTGCAATGACACTCTGTTTACAATAAAACTCAACAAGTCAAAAAAAATTCTTTTGAAACTGCCTCACAGTATGAATAATCTTGATGAGGTGGATATTATGGACAAACGAACTGAGATGAAAAAAACACAAACTGTTGAGCAATTATCAGACGAAGAAATTCAAAAATCTAAAGGTCAGAGTTTGGGAGACGTTCTAAAAAACATAAGTGGCGTAACAACATTAAACACAGGCGCAACTATTTCTAAGCCAATGGTGCATGGTATGCAAGGGTACAGACTTTTGATTTTAAATAATGGTATCAGACAAGAAGGTCAACAATGGGGTAATGAACATGCTCCTGAGATAGATCCATTTATAGCAAAGAAATTTTCCGTGATAAAAGGAGTAGGGGCCATACGTTATGGAAGTGATGCTATTGCCGGTGTTGTTTTGGTTGAACCGAATGAATTACCCGACACTGCCGCTATGACTGGTGAGGTGAATTTAGTTGGTTTGAGTAACGGCCAGACTGGAGCAGTTTCAGGACTTTTGGAAGGTAGTTTCGAAAAACTCAAAGGCTTTAGTTGGCGCTTGCAAGGAAGTATGAAAAAAGGTGGTAACGTTAAAACACCAAACTATTTTCTTGCAAATACTGGTCTGGAAGAAAAAAACTTTTCTTATGCTTTGGGATATCACAGAAAAAAATGGGGAGCTGAAATGTATTACTCTCAGTTTAACTCTGCTATTGGAATTTTTCAAGGTTCACATATTGGAAATTTAACGGACTTAACTAAGGCACTACAACTTAATAAACCAATAGATAGTCTTGCAGCTTTTTCTTTTTCTATTGATCGTCCAAATCAGGTGATTGGACATGAACTCATTAAAGGCTTAACACATTACCATTTTTCTTCTAAGTGGCGAGCGAAAATTCTGTGTGCCTGGCAGTATAATAAACGACAAGAGTTTGACTTACGTCGCTTAACTACTTTAGAGAAAGAAACAGGCAAAGTAGCACCAGATCTTGATTTGGGTATTACTTCACAAACGGCTGATGCAATTTTAGAACACGATAACATAAAAGCGTTTAGAGGAATATTTGGTTTAAGTTATATGAATCAAAAAAACATTTATTCGGGACGTTTTTTTATTCCGAATTACATAAGCAATTCTTTTGGTGTATTTGCAACAGAGCGTTATGTGAAAAGATATATTGAAATGGAAGTTGGAATCCGCTACGATGAAAAGCATTTACAGTCTTATTTCTATGAAGGAAAGGATTGGAAAGAACATCTTAGAACTTTTAAAAATAGCACTTACAATGCCGGTGTAATTTGGAAACCAAATTCAGTGTTTAATTTATTTGTAAATGCAGGATCTGCCTGGCGTGCACCAGCACCTAATGAGTTGTACAGCAATGGCATTCATCAGGGAGCTGCAACAATTGAACGAGGGAATCCTGATTTTAAATCGGAAACCTGTTACAATTTAACAGCTACTGGTATTTATAAAACAAAAAAATTAAATCTAGAGTTGAGTGCTTACTACAATCGTTTTGAGAATTTTATTTATTTAAGTCCGAGTGGTGAATTAGAATTAACCATCCGGGGAGCCTTCCCAGTGTTTGTTTATAAACAAGATAAGGTAAAGATAAGTGGTCTTGATTTTAAATCAAATTATTTAATAAACAACTACTTTTCTTTTGGATTAAAAGGAATGATTGTGAGAGCTTGGAATTATAGTATAAGCGATTATCTTATTTATATGCCGTCAGACAGGTTAGACCTTAATTTTAAATTCAAAATTCCGGGTAAAAAAATGTTTCAAAATACCTATTTCCAAATCAATAATCAGTTTGTTGCAAAGCAATGGCGCTCTCCTTTGGACGTAGATTTTGCGCCTGCGCCAAATGGCTACTCTTTATTAGGGCTTGATTTAGGAACTGAGGTACAAATTAAAAAACAAAAATTATTAATAAATCTAAGTGCTACAAATTTACTAAATGCCCGTTACCGCGAATACCTCGACAGATTCAGGTATTACGCCGATGCAATAGGAGTTTCATATAATGTGCGCATTACAATTCCATTATTACTTTACAAAAAAACTAATTAAAAAACTAAAACATGAAAACAACTATTAAACTATTTAGCATTACAATGACAGTGCTACTTTTGATTGCAGCTTCCTGCAAAAAAGATAAAAAAGATCCCATAAAGGAACCTGAACCAACTCCTGATCCTCAGGAAGTAATTACCACTTTTAAATTAATTTTAACGGACTCTGCATCAAATATATCGTCTGTTTATATGTTTAAAGACCCCGACGGTGATGGCGGGCAGGCTGGTTTCTATGGACCAACAAGTACATCGCAAACAGATTCTGTTATTACATTAGCAGCTAATAAAACATATTACGGGAAAATTGTTTTGTTGGATGAAACAAAAAGCCCAGTGGATTCTATTTCAAATGAAGTGAAATCAGAAGGGGTAGAGCACATGTTTTTTTATAACAATGGAAATAATACCATTCTTAATTCTGTTAATCCATACACGGTTAAATTAAATGGATCTGATATTAAAATTACTTATTTGGATTTGGATGCAGGAACACCTCAAAGAGGAATAGGTTTGCAAACACTTTGGAGAACTACAATGGCAAGTGGTACTACTAAGCATTTGCTTAATATTACTTTAAAACATCAACCTGACTCCAAGGATGGCACCTATGGGCCGGGAGAAAGCGATGTTTCTGTGGACTTTAAAGTGATGTTGAATTAATCTTTAAACGATTATAGTGTTTATTTTATGCCACAACTTGAATTGTAAACCCTTTTAACCTCGGGGTTTTCAAGCACCTGAAAAGTCATAAAGGGTTCCCCAATTAGTTTGCAATAGCGTTCCTGATTTTTATTTTTTGCAATTTCCATAGCTTTTGCAAAAGTACGCGAGTAATATTTTTCCTGAACTCTGCTCGCTAAACTAATATACATAAAAACCAGATTTTCGTTTACGTTGGCTGCCTTTAAGTAAGGTTCAAGTAAGGTAGCTGCATAATTGTAGTCTTTAACTCTACTAAATACCGAGGCCAATTTTAAAGCATTTTGCCAGGTAGCATCCTTTATGTTATAAAACTGTTTAATTCTTGCAATACAGGCGTCCATTTGTACTTCTGAATTAGGAAGCGTATCAAGTGTTTCCATTATTTTGAATTGCCACTCAATATTTAATCCGTTTACGTAATTGCTATCTAATTTACCGTATAAATTATTTATCGTTTGTTGAACTTCTGATTGATGTGCAGCGTTGCCAGCACTGCTATCAAGTTTAAGCTGACAAAAAACTTTGTTGTATTGTAAAATAGGATTCGAAGGTTCAGAAATTAAAAGTTTGTCAAACGTTTTATCGTCTTCATCAGTAACAGAATTATTAGCGAGATAACTGTAGTAAATTTGGTTGTTTAAAAGACCAGTATTTTTTGGACTGTCGATTATTTTTAAGCTGTCATATATGCTTGCAGCGTACTTCCCTTCACCAACACGCCTATTAATAAATTCCATTATTTTATAGGCAAGTTTGCTGTTGTTTGCTTTGGCAGCCCTGTTAAAACTTACGGTAGTAAATTTTTCCTCTTTAAGCCCACTTACATCATAGGTAACGTCCATTATTATTTGCGCAAAACGTTCTTTAGCTAATATTGGTTCTAACTCTTCGAGAAGTTTTTTATCGCCATTAATTCTTTCGATTGCTTTATTTTTTCCAAGGTTTACAATGTCAGCGTATTTACCATCTTCATTTTCCAGCAAAAATAAACCCCAACTATCTTTTGTTTGAATGGTAGGATTAATTTTATTGTTTTGCATTCCTTGTAAAACCGTTACGACACTTTCGGCACGTTTGCGTTGCAGTTTAGAGTTGGCTAGCGAATCACCTTCAATAGAAGCATAAGCGTAAATGTATAAACCATCAATAATAAAATCGGGTTCATTCATAGCTTTAATAAA
This region includes:
- a CDS encoding PorP/SprF family type IX secretion system membrane protein, whose amino-acid sequence is MNSRVLFPILVFTVFLFDLKAQDPQFTQFYANPLYLNPAFAGTARCPRISMNYRNQWPNLSGRYVTYSFSGDLHVDALAGGLGILVTTDDQAHGTLKTTNASLVYSYQAVINREFSLKFGLQATYMQKSLDVQNLHFGDMIDARRGFVWNTREALPSQNKSNADFSVGVLGYSKNYFFGFAAHHLNQPDEGLLGSSKLPAKFTVHAGAIITLEKGNESYLSPNILFQSQQKFNQLNLGLYYVKGPFVAGLWYRNADAVIALIGIKNDNFQAGYSYDVTVSKLAGNTAGAHEISIQIKFECKTKRKKYRTISCPSF
- a CDS encoding SUMF1/EgtB/PvdO family nonheme iron enzyme: MNIKWIKNRRSLAFIMAVIVVSCSQERSPVTGWAYNDPANGGFEKPPYEEQETGPGLVLIEGGTFTMGRTENDVTYEWNNVPRRVTISSFYMDETEVSNLSYLEYLFWTNKVFGPVFPDIYYKALPDTLVWREKLAYNEPYVEYYLRHPAYRDYPVVGVNWLQANEFCAWRTDRVNEFILIREGLLEHTQAPSDQDYFSTEAYLSGKWQGQLKTKLPSFDGQNPERDVKMEDGIFLPKYRLPTEAEWEFAAYGLIGNTIGERITDRRIYPWNGHGVRNATDKYLGQINANFVRGAGDYMGTAGFLNDNADVTAPVYSYWPNDYGLYNMSGNVCEWVMDVYRPNTLQDADEFRPFRGNVFSTQVRDSTTLVGGLGGEIMTNVDGPIYQKFTHKVNNPTRHGTSVDPIEVVDSVLAIMTVDPQGNNNATPEGKSDIPGRVQWREVSSAVSTDNLDERRNYKAADYINYMDGDVNSSIYFAEGEDAYTEKAAKLMYEYAKTSLINDKSRVFKGGSWRDRAFFLVPGTRRYLDQRQASAWLGFRCSMTRVGSPVGLGSK
- a CDS encoding TonB-dependent receptor, whose translation is MFIKKHIFLCGLFLISFLVKSQDCKLILRGVIEDQDNSETLGFAVVKLLKPEMIIQTNDKGEFVFSNLCEGEYQILVQHIGCNDTLFTIKLNKSKKILLKLPHSMNNLDEVDIMDKRTEMKKTQTVEQLSDEEIQKSKGQSLGDVLKNISGVTTLNTGATISKPMVHGMQGYRLLILNNGIRQEGQQWGNEHAPEIDPFIAKKFSVIKGVGAIRYGSDAIAGVVLVEPNELPDTAAMTGEVNLVGLSNGQTGAVSGLLEGSFEKLKGFSWRLQGSMKKGGNVKTPNYFLANTGLEEKNFSYALGYHRKKWGAEMYYSQFNSAIGIFQGSHIGNLTDLTKALQLNKPIDSLAAFSFSIDRPNQVIGHELIKGLTHYHFSSKWRAKILCAWQYNKRQEFDLRRLTTLEKETGKVAPDLDLGITSQTADAILEHDNIKAFRGIFGLSYMNQKNIYSGRFFIPNYISNSFGVFATERYVKRYIEMEVGIRYDEKHLQSYFYEGKDWKEHLRTFKNSTYNAGVIWKPNSVFNLFVNAGSAWRAPAPNELYSNGIHQGAATIERGNPDFKSETCYNLTATGIYKTKKLNLELSAYYNRFENFIYLSPSGELELTIRGAFPVFVYKQDKVKISGLDFKSNYLINNYFSFGLKGMIVRAWNYSISDYLIYMPSDRLDLNFKFKIPGKKMFQNTYFQINNQFVAKQWRSPLDVDFAPAPNGYSLLGLDLGTEVQIKKQKLLINLSATNLLNARYREYLDRFRYYADAIGVSYNVRITIPLLLYKKTN
- a CDS encoding dicarboxylate/amino acid:cation symporter is translated as MSYFKKNKLIGFIIIAMILGLILGYIINLSIDSNAFKYDRSLTEQISNPTIKKQVEKSLTKYEVHQLSEIKKSVASNFSILSDIFLNLIKMIIAPLVLAVLVMGVAKVGDFKSVGRIGLKTIVYFTSATLIALALGLVIVNVFEPGKVLHLERPEASIDAGIKSSKQTSKNFIDHVIPESIIRSMASNDILPIVVFALFFGVATAAVGEIGKPIIKAFDSIGHIMFKVTNYVMNFAPVGVFGAITAVVIQQGLSVLSAYGYLMLCFFGGLLFFVFGVLFAICIIFKINYFRLMKDIKEPILLAFSTASSESAMPQTIKALESHGISNRIVSFVLPLGYSFNLDGSIMYMTFATVFIAQSYGMDISAADQIKMMLILLITSKGMAGVPRASLVVIAGMLTMFKIPVEGLLLLLAVDQFLDMGRSATNVVGNAVASAVVARLEGEKF
- a CDS encoding UDP-N-acetylmuramoyl-tripeptide--D-alanyl-D-alanine ligase: MALPISIEKLYEVYLNSGQKICTDTRKLETDAMFFALKGSNFNANEFAQNAIEAGCSAAVVDDQKYVTNDKVLVVEDVLLTLQQLANFHRRQFKIPFLAITGSNGKTTNKELIKTVLSKKYNTLATIGNLNNHIGVPLTLLRVTEKHEFAIIEMGANHQGEIDALCKIAEPDYGLITNIGKAHLEGFGGIEGVKKGKSELYKFLKNSNAKAFINGDDEVLFELAFENDKITYGTKKLYDLIGKDCTNGDNVSFKMTTRYGDKDWNKHETIHTQIIGNYNFINCLASACVGNFFKVNDKQIKEALEQYVPDMNRSQLVKTKSNTIILDAYNANPNSMKVAIENFATYKAENKLLLLGDMYELGEYSIEEHQRIIDLLKEKKFKNVILVGEEFFKLSEGNPIAIGYKNFRTTLECKDYLQKAKVSENTVLIKGSRGMKMEILQEVL
- the yidC gene encoding membrane protein insertase YidC produces the protein MDKKSLIGLGLIAAILGVWLYFSGPSKEQIARNKQIRDSIETVQKEYAAIEAAKMAALPPVVADTLKQTVNLSESDKSIALNDKYKDFAISAVGKSETFVIENENVKATISNKGGQIEKVELKKYHRPDETGSLVLFNKDSTNFSLKLNAYDRSRLFSTDSFYFKSVSQTASSIILKLETSKPGSYMEFAYSLKPNDYIVESEIRFVGMQDIISQTEDQLQLNWSMLFPSQEKYIEKEKKAATIYFKQTINSPDYINPVKDEEKELSEADIKWVCFKQQFFNSTIVANNSFNKAGSFIKSSSRPNSTTVVKSVKSELGIPYNHGADEKFSYKFYFGPNHYYTISDYGWELESIIPMGWSIFSYINKWMVIPLFNWLGFMNLGIVILILTMVVKIVLLPIAYKTYMSGAKMRVLKPETDALNAKFEKNADPMKKQQEQMALYRKAGVNPLSGCIPLLLQFPILIALFNFMPAAIELRQQGFLWADDLSTFDSIWNFGYVPFINWAYGDHVSLFALMMFVSTLAYTYMNSSMMPQQNNQMPGMKFMMYFMPVIFLAVMNDYAAGLSWYYFLANMFTFLQNWIIKKIVSDQKIRLKLEANMKKPAKVSNFQKRLEDMAKQRQQAVKKR